Genomic DNA from Corallococcus silvisoli:
TACCGCAACATCCAGATGCTCCCGCACTGGAGCCACGGCGGCGGGGACGGTGGCTACGACGTGTCGGACTTCACGGTGGACCCGGCCCTCGGCGGCGAGGAGGGCTTCCGCGCGCTGATGGACGAGGCGATGCGACTGGGGATGCGCGTCATCACCGACTTCATCCCCGACCACATCTCCGTGCGCCACCCCTGGTTCCAGGCGCTGCTCGCCGGCGACGAGCGGAAGCTTTCGTGGTTCCTCCCCATGGACGCCGTGGAGTGCGTAGGCAACGAGACGGACCGCAAGGGCAAGCTGCGCGTGCTGCTGCAGAGCGCCTCGGGCACCGTGTCGCGCCCCTGGGCCATCTTCCCCCACGCGAGCAAGCGCAACCTCATCGATGTCGAGGTGAACGGGAAGAAGCACCACGTCTTCCACTCCTTCTATCCGTTCCAGGTGGACCTCAACCTGCGCAACCCCGAGGTGCTCGGCGAGCTCTTCGCCATCCTCGGCTGGGAGCTGTCCTTCGGCGTGGTGGGCAAGCGCATGGACGCGGCCCCGCACTGGTTCAAGAAGGAGGGCACGGACTTCGAGAACCTCGCGGGCACCCACGCCTTGCAGGAGCTCTTCAAGTCCTTTGTCCGCCACGTGGTGGTGGGCAAGGGCATCATCGTGCCCGAGGTGGGCGAGGGCCTGCAGGAGGCGACGGGCTACTTCGGCCGCAAGGCAACCCTGCTCGGAGAGCCCTGCCACACCGAGGGCGACGCCATGTACGGCTTCGAGTGGAACTCCACCCTTTGGGCACTGCTGCTCGACGGGGACGCGGGCCTCTTCTGGCGCTTCTCCGAGCACATGGACGCCCACGGGGCGGACACCTTCTGGTTCAACATGGGCCGCCACCACGACGAGCTGCGGACGGACCTGATGCCGGTCGGCGTGCGCGAGCGCGTGGAGGCCGTGCTCCTCTCCCGCGGCGCCCAGGTGTTCGCCGGACGCGGGGTGGGCGGCCGCATGGCGGACTTCCTCCAGCGCGACCCGCGGCAGATCGCCAAGGCCTTCTTCCTCAACGCCCTGCCCCCGCGCGGCGTGCCCGTCACCTACTACGGGGACGAGGTCGGCGCGGTGAACCAGCCGCGGTACATGGCCGAGGAGCATGCCCGCCGCCTGCCCATCCTCACCGCGCTCGGCTTTCCCACTGGGGACGGCTCGGCGGCGCTGGACCGGCGCGACATCGGGCGCGGCAGCGTGTACGCGGGCCAGCTGGCCGCCGCGCGCGAGGCGGGCTACCTGCCGCTGCGCACCACGCGTGCACTCAACCGGATGTGGGAGACGCGCGCCAGCTTGCGCCGCGGGGACGTGGCGCGGGTGGGCCACACGGGCGCGGCCGTGCTCTCCACCCTCAAGGTGGACCGCGAGGGGCAGGACACTCCTCTCTGGGCGCTCTGCAACCTCACGGGCGCGGAGCAGACGGTGACCCTGTCAGGGGCGGAGCTGCGCGGCGCCCTCGGAGCCGGGCGCCTGGGCCGGCCCTTCGGCCTGCGCGACGTGCTGGCGGTGGAGCGCGACGGGGCGGAGCCCGCGCTCGTGGTGGTGGACGGCGACACGCTCACCCTCACGCTCGCCGCGCATGCACACCTGCTGTTGGAGGCGGTCCCCCTGAGCCAAGCCCGCCCTGCGGAAGGGCAGGTGGAAAACCCGGTGGCGTCTTCCTGGTCGTCTTCAGACGATCGCCAGTCCCCCGAAGGACTGCGGGGAGGCCACCGCGCCTCAACCCACTCGCGCAGCGGACCCTGAGCGAAGCCATCGCCGCCTTGGCCACGAAGTCCGGCGTCCCACGTGGAGCATCTACGAAGGCCTTCGTTGACATCTACGAACCCATTCGTATGATGCGTGCGTGGAGAGTCCAGGCGAGGCAATCATGAGCGAGTCGAAGCTGCCGCGCCCCACGGATGGCGAGCTGGCCATCCTGCGGGTGCTCTGGGAGCGCGGAGACAGCACGGTGCGCGAAGTCCACGAGGCGCTCTCCCGGCGAGAGTCGGCGGAGGGCACGGGCTACACGACGGTGCTGAAGCTGATGCAAATCATGACGGACAAGGGACTGGTGGCGCGGGACGAGTCCCAGCGCGCGCACGTGTACCGGGCCCATGCGACGGAGCAGCGCACACAGCGGCAGCTCGTGACGGACCTCGTGGAGCGCGCCTTCGGTGGCTCTCCGGCGCGGCTGGCCATGCAGGCGCTCTCCTCGCGCAAGACGAGCGCCGAGGAGCTGTTGGAGCTGCGCAAGCTGCTCGATACCTTGGACGGAGCTGACGAATGAGCGGCCTGCTGATGGAGTCATTGGGTTGGGCGCTGCTGCACTCGCTCTGGCAGGGCACGCTGGTGGCGGCGGCGCTCGCGGTGGCGCTGATGACGGTGGGTCGCCGCGCAGCCAACGCGCGCTATGCGCTGGCGTGTGGCGCGCTGCTGCTGGCCGTCGTGCTGCCGGCTGTCACGGGGTGGCGACAGGCCTCGGAGGCGCGCATGGAGCGAAGGCTCTCTCGCGGGGCTGGCTCCGAGTGGACTGGCGGCGCGAAGTCGAGCGGTGAAGCCACGGCGCCATCCCTGGCGACCCGACGGGGGGCGCGCCAGGACGGAGGCTCGCGCGCGGCCCCGATGGAGACGATGGGTCGACGGGCGGGCCATGAGGGCGCCCGGGGCGCCACGCTCGAGCAGCGCGGGACGGAGCTGACGGGTTGGGGGGTGGCGCGAGCGCGCACGGCGCTGGCGGAGAACCTGCGGTGGCTGGTGTTCCTCTGGGTCGCGGGCGTGGGGCTGAGCTCCGGGCGCCTGACAGCGGAGTGGGTGCGGCTGCGTCAGCTCACGCGGCGTGCCGTCGCGGCGCCCGCGGAGTGGCAGGCGCGGTTGGACATGCTCTCTGAACGTCTGGGCCTGACGCGCGCGGTGCGGCTGCTCCAGTCGACGGAGGTCGATGTGCCCTCGGCGGTGGGCTTCCTGTCCCCGGTGGTGCTGTTGCCGGTGTCCGCGCTCTCGGGGCTTCCCGCCCGGCAGTTGGAGATGGTGCTGGCGCACGAGCTGGCGCACATCCGCCGGCATGACTTCGCGGTGAACCTGGTGCAGGTGCTGGTGGAGACGCTCTTCTTCTACCATCCGGCCATCCGGTGGGTGTCGGGCGTCATCCGCGAGGAGCGCGAGAACTGCTGTGACGATGTCGCCGTGAGCGCCAGCGGCAACTCCGTCTCCTACGCCCGCGCCCTCACCGCGCTGGAGTCGCTGCGGGTGCTGCCCGAGGCGCCGAGCCCCGCCATGTCCGCGCTGGGCGGCTCGCTTCCGGACCGCGTGCGTCGAATCATCACCACGCCCGCCACGCACTGTTCCTCGCGCTGGGCCGCCGGGGCGTCGGTGCTGACGCTGGTCAGCAGCCTCGCGGTGGCCGCGCCGCTCACGTCGCTCGTGCTGCGGCAGTCCACGGCCGTCGCGCCGAACGCACCCGCCTCACCTGCCGCCCTCGCGCCGCCGAGCACGACCATCGCGGCCCCGGGAGCGCCCCCTGCGCTCGCCGTGGGCCCCAAGGTGGACCTCGATGTCGCCGTGGCTCCGAAGGTCGCCTTCGCCCTCACCGTGGCCCCGAAGCGCCCGGCCCTCGTCTCCGCGACCACGAAGGCCGCCTTCGCGGTCCCCCTCCCCCAGGTCGCCGCCGCCGCGACGCCTGTCACGAAGGCCGCCTTCGCGGTCCCCCTCCCCCAGGTCGTCGCCGCCGCGGCGCCGGTCGCCGCGCCGAAGCCCGTCACTCCGGACGAGGACGACGCGGACGACGCGGACGACCCCGATGAGCGCACCAGCGTGGGTGCCGGACAGGCGCTCTCCGTCGACCAGCTCGTGGCGCTGAAGGTCGCGGGGGTCACACCCGAGCGCGTGAAGGAGATGGAGTCGATGGGCTACGAGCCCACCGTCGGAAACCTGGTGAAGATGAGCCACGCCGGCGTCACCCCCGCGTTCACGAAGGAGATGAACGAGCGCTTCGGCGAGAAGCTGGACGCGGGCACGCTGGTGAAGCTGCGCCACATGGGCGTCACCCCGGACTACCTCGCGGCCCTCCAGAGCGCGGGCTTCGAGACGAACGACCCGGAGGAGATCATCCAAGCTCGCGCCCTCGGCGTGGACGCGGCCTACGTCCAGGGCCTCAAGGCCGCCGGCTACTCGGGCATGTCGCTGGAGGAGCTCTCCGAGCTGCGCGCGGTGGGCGTGAACCCCGACTACATCGCGGCGCTCGCGAGGCACGGGGTGTCGAAGCTCGACGTGGATGACCTGACGCAGCTGCGCGCCACGGGTGTCACGCCGGAGTGGCTGGGTCAGATGCGCTCGGCCGGAGTGAAGACGACGGACCCGGAGGAGCTCACCGAGCTTCGCGCCCTGGGCATCCAGCCACGGTTCCTGCGCGAGCTGAACGACGCGGGCCTCAAGGACCTCTCCGTCGATGAGCTGGTGCGCCTGCGCTCCGGCGGCGTGGACGCCGACTTCATCCGGCGGCTGCGCGACTCGAAGTAGGCAGCACGCCGTTGTCATCGCCACGGTGAGTCTTGGGGGGCATCCGCCCGCGCCCCCACCCCGTGGCCCCTTCTTCCCATCCCATCCTCCCTTCCCTCGCGGACGCGTCCACCCGACGCGCGCCGGACGGGAGGGCTCTGCCCGAAGGAGCCTCCCCATGCGCCGCCCGTCGTCCTCCTTGTCCCTGCTGGCCCTGTTGCTCGTGGCCACCGCCTCCGCCGCCAGCGAGCTGCGCGGCGCCTGGACGTCCTCGCCCGAGGAGCTCTCGCCCGACAAGATCCACCTCCAGCTCGTCCAGCCCCATCAAGGCGACGAGCGCGACAGGGGCCAGATGGGCTTCACCGAGCCCCGCGCCTCCTTCCAGGGCCTGCCCGCCGGGGACGGCGCCGCCACCTTCACCCTGTCCCGCGAGGCAGGCACGCTTACCTTCACCGGCACCCTCCAGGACGGCGCGGGCGCGGGCCACTACCGCTTCACCCCCAGCGAGGCCTACGCGAAGTCCATGGCCGCGCTCGGCTACCCGAAGCTCACCGCCCTCCAGCAGTTCCAGCTCGCCACCACCAACGTCACCACCCAGCAGGTGAAGGACCTGGCGGCCCTCGGCCACAAGGACATCCCGCTGGAGAAGCTGCTCATGGTGGGCATCTTCAACGTGACGCGCGAGTTCGTCGGCGAGCTGGCGCGGCTCGGCTACCCGAAGCTGTCCCTGGACGAGCTCGTCCAGGGCCGCATCCACGGCATCAGCCCGCGGCGCGTGAAGGAGCTCGCCGACGCCGGCTTCCCGAAGCTCGCGTGGAAGGACCTGCTCGCCATGTCCATCCACGGCGTCACCCCCGAGTACATCCGCGAGGTGCGCGCCATGGGCTACACCGACGCGGACGCCGACCAGCTCGTCGCCTTCCGCATCCACGGCATCTCCACGGAGTTCGCCAGGGAGATGCGCGGCCTGGGCTTCAAGAGCCTCAAGGCAGACAAGCTCGTCGCCCTGCGCATCCACGGCGTCTCCACCGCCTTCGTCAAGGAGATGCGCGAGCTGGGCTTCAAGGACCTGGGCGAGGACGACTTCGTCACCCTGCGCATCCACGAAGTCACCTCGACCTTCGTGAAGGAGATGCGAGCACTGGGATTCCCGAAACTCACGCATGACCAGCTGGTGGCCTTCCGCATCCACAAGGTGACGCCCGAGTTCGTGAAACAAATGCGCGAGGCGGGCTACACTGAAATCACCCCGGATGAGCTGATCCGCCTGCGCATCCATGAAATCGACGGGACGTTCATGCGTTCCATGTCACACCGCAAGGACGGCGGAACGGGCGGCAAGTAGCGCTTCAGGGCCATTCGGGAAATCCATCCTTTCACGCACGTTCTCTTCGAGGGAGCCCGGCGTCCTCGCTGCGCGAGGCGCCAGGGAGATGTCATGTCATTGGGCGTCAAAGGGACCATCGCGCTGGGGTTGTCGCTGTGGAGTCTCGCGGCGGGCGCGGCGGTGGAGGGTCCGGAGGGGCAGCAGCTCCTCCGCGCGGTCAGGGCCGTGGGGCCCATCCAGGTGGATGGGAAGCTGGACGAAGCCGCCTGGGCGAACGCGCCGGTGTTCGACGCCTTCGTGGAGCGCTACCCCCAAGCGGGGCGCGTGCCGTCGGAGAAGACGGAGCTGCGCATCCTCTACGACGAGGACACCCTGTATGTCGGCGTGGTGGCGCGCGACTCTCAGCCGGCGCTCATCGACCGGCGACTGGGGCGGCGTGACAGTGCGCCGTTCTCGGACGCGGTGCAGGTGCTCATTGACTCCGCGCATGACCACCGCACGGCGTACGCCTTCGCCCTCACCGCGGGAGGAGTGCAGAGCGACGGGCTGTTCTACGATGACCGCTACTACACGGCGGACTGGAGCGGCATCTGGAACGGTGTCGCGGGCAGCGTGGAGGACGGCTGGGTGGCCGAGTACGCCATCCCCCTGTCGCTGCTGCGCTTCCCGGAGGCCCCCGTGCAGACGTGGGGCTTCTCCGTGCGGCGGGACATCGCGCGCAAGAACGAGGAGCTGGAGTCGGTGGAGAACCCGCGCACGCACAACACCAATGTGTCGCGGCTGGGCCACCTGACGGGACTCGAGGACGTGCGTCCCCGCGGCCGCTGGGAGCTGATGCCGTACCTCGCGGGGCGCGGGCTGATGCACCCGCAGTACTCCAGCGGGGCGCGCCCCTCGCCACGGCTCCTGAGCCCGTCGCTGGACGTGGGGCTGGACGTGCGCGCGACGCTGAGCAGCAGCCTGGCGCTGGCGGCCACCTTCAACCCCGACTTCGGTGAGGTGGAGTCGGACGAGATGCTGCTCAACCTCAGCACCTTCGAGGCGTACTACCCCGAGCGCCGGCCCTTCTTCACCCAGGGCATGGAGCTGTTCCAGCCGGTGGGCATGAACGTGGGTGACGCGCCCCTGGCGCTGTTCTACTCGCGGCGCATCGGCCTGGACACGCCCATCCTGGGCGCGGCGAAGGTGACGGGCGCGGTGGGCGGCGTGCAGGTGGGCGTCCTGGACGCGCTCGTCACCGGCCCCTGGCAGGCGCGCGACGAGGAACAACCGGACCGGGGGCTGCATCTGGACTGGCGGCGGCCCATGCACGTGGGCCCGGGCGTGCAGCTCCCGGACACCCCCTCCGCGACGACGCACTACCTCGTGGCGGTGGCGCGAGGAAAGGTGGGCGAAGGCTCGCGTGTGGGAGGCGCGGTGACGATGGCCAACCCGCTGTCGGGCACCTGCACCCCGGAGGACGCGGAGCAGGAAGGCGCCCAGCGGAAGGCCGCGTGCCGGGCCCGGGGTGGGCTGGCTGGCGCGCTCGACTTCGACCTGAAGACGGCGGACAGCACGTGGGGCGTGTACGGAATGCTGGTGGCCTCACGCACGGAGGGCGGCCCCCCGGAGCGGGTGCTGGCGGACGGCACGCGGCTGGCGCAAGGCGACTCGGGCGTGGGCGGCTACGTGCGCGCGGGCCGCTTCGGCGGCGAGGGCCTTCGTCCGGAGTTCGGCTTGGACGTGGCCACGCCCAAGCTGTCGTTGTTCGCCGCGGGGTTCCAGCGCTCGCAGAACGAGGTGGCGCCCCGGGCGACGCTGCGCTTCGCGAGGCCCAATGGACTGGGGCCCTTCAAGGCGTTCTTCGCCAACGCCCATGTGGGCGCGCGGTGGTCGGCGGATGAGCGGCACGTGCACCGGGTCACCTGGCTCAACCTCTACGCCAGCGCGACGCTGCCCAGCTTCGACACGGTGGGCGTGGAGACAGGCGCGGACCTGAATGGCTATGACGTGCGGGAGATGGTGGGGACGGGCGTGCCGGTGCAGCGACCGACTCGCAGCTTCATCAGCGCCTTCATCGAGTCGAACCGCAACCGCCTCGTGTCGGTGGAGGCATCCGGCGCGGTGGGCCATCGCAGCCCGGGCGGGCCGAGCCCCGCCGCGTGGGGCTGGGGCTACGAGGTCAGCGTGTCGCTCCGCCCCCACCCGACGCTGGTGACCCAGCTGGAGCTGGGCGCCGACAAGACGGACCACGGGCCGCGCTTCGTGGAGACGCTGGACGACGGCCGCTTCCTCCTGGGCGCACTGGACGCCCGCTACATGACGCTCACGCTGCGGCAGGAGTGGGTGGTGTCTCCCCGCTTCACCGTGCAGGGGTACGCGCAGCTCTTCACCGCGTATGGCCTGTACGGGCCCTTCTTCACGGCCACGTCCGACGCGCAGCGGACGCGGGTGCGGCTGTCGTCGCTCGTGCCCGTCAACCACACGGACGGCAGCAGCTTCTACTCGACGGCGCTGAACGTGAACCTGGTGCTGCGCTGGGAGTACCGGCTGGGCTCCACGCTCTTCTTCGTCTACTCGCGCGCCCAGGAGGGACTCCCGACGCCCGAGGAGGAGCGGCCCTTCGCGACGCTGCGGCCCCGACGGCTGCTGGACGGCCCGGCCAACGACGCGGTGATGATCAAGTGGAGCTACTACTGGGGCACGTGAGGCGCGCGCCGTGGAAGACAGCGCTGGGGCCCCACCCCACGCACGACATACCAACCCGCCCGTTCGAGCAAGGAATCCCAATCACGACATGATTGAATTCCAAGAACCCAGGACTTTCAATCAATACCAGCATTCCTCTTTGCCAGCCTGCTCCTACCCAATGCACTATTCGTTGCGGGTGAACTGAGTTCCCAGTCGCGCAATCAGGCGCCACAAGGGGGCCACCCAGAGGATGCCTGGCAATGAACATGCATTGGAGTGTGGCAGCGCTGGTGTTGCTCACCGTGGGCTGCGGGAACGTGAATCTGGATGAAGGGATGGCCTCCGCGGAGTTGACGAGCCAGGAGGCCGGACTCGCGACCCGCACGTGCGTCAACGACCTGGGATGCACATCCGAATGCCAGTGCCTGACGGGCTACTGTGTGCCGGACGACTTCGGCCCCCCTGCCTCGCAGGAGCACTGTAACCAGGCGCCCGTGCGCGCGTGTAGTACCGGAGCGGACTGCACCTCCGGCTGCAACTGCGTGGGCAACGTCTGCGTCAACGACGGGTTCGGCCCCCCCGCCAACTGCTTGCTGGCTCCAGCGGATGCGTACGAGAGCGACAACACCCACCTCACCGCCTCGTCCTACCCCGGCTCGCCCCAGCTCAATCACTCGTTCCACCGCCAGGGTGACGTTGACTGGGTCATCGTCTTCGTTCCCGCCACTCAGTTGTTGACCGTGGAGACCTACAATCTGCGCAACGGCCCGAAGATGCGGATTGACATCTATGCCTATAACTACGCCAACCGCACGGTGGGGGCGCTGCTGGGCAGCACCCAGAGCTATATCTGCGGCGGCTCCAACCCGCTGTGCAACGTCTATCGGGCCACGGCCAACGCCCAGGCGAACAACGTCTACGCGGTCAAGGTGACGGACCTGCGCGGCCTGCCCGCC
This window encodes:
- a CDS encoding alpha-amylase family glycosyl hydrolase, encoding MKPTKPAQDLALSSTSADDTASAGQAPEHALNVLSAADQPQPEAGVGAPHEALARDEVAHALFDTEDASLHLPGSGLPVGSVEASWLLDAGSAGRDWKRELRALYAALDSAKNDGSDLTALTTQADVLHLLASARVINAFRAEELVVRFYEQVRVARAAQSERVRGYFASLPANWFTDSSIYYTYPHSLGVPEGQARGTLFDLAHQLPSLLELGYRNIQMLPHWSHGGGDGGYDVSDFTVDPALGGEEGFRALMDEAMRLGMRVITDFIPDHISVRHPWFQALLAGDERKLSWFLPMDAVECVGNETDRKGKLRVLLQSASGTVSRPWAIFPHASKRNLIDVEVNGKKHHVFHSFYPFQVDLNLRNPEVLGELFAILGWELSFGVVGKRMDAAPHWFKKEGTDFENLAGTHALQELFKSFVRHVVVGKGIIVPEVGEGLQEATGYFGRKATLLGEPCHTEGDAMYGFEWNSTLWALLLDGDAGLFWRFSEHMDAHGADTFWFNMGRHHDELRTDLMPVGVRERVEAVLLSRGAQVFAGRGVGGRMADFLQRDPRQIAKAFFLNALPPRGVPVTYYGDEVGAVNQPRYMAEEHARRLPILTALGFPTGDGSAALDRRDIGRGSVYAGQLAAAREAGYLPLRTTRALNRMWETRASLRRGDVARVGHTGAAVLSTLKVDREGQDTPLWALCNLTGAEQTVTLSGAELRGALGAGRLGRPFGLRDVLAVERDGAEPALVVVDGDTLTLTLAAHAHLLLEAVPLSQARPAEGQVENPVASSWSSSDDRQSPEGLRGGHRASTHSRSGP
- a CDS encoding BlaI/MecI/CopY family transcriptional regulator; protein product: MSESKLPRPTDGELAILRVLWERGDSTVREVHEALSRRESAEGTGYTTVLKLMQIMTDKGLVARDESQRAHVYRAHATEQRTQRQLVTDLVERAFGGSPARLAMQALSSRKTSAEELLELRKLLDTLDGADE
- a CDS encoding M56 family metallopeptidase; translation: MSGLLMESLGWALLHSLWQGTLVAAALAVALMTVGRRAANARYALACGALLLAVVLPAVTGWRQASEARMERRLSRGAGSEWTGGAKSSGEATAPSLATRRGARQDGGSRAAPMETMGRRAGHEGARGATLEQRGTELTGWGVARARTALAENLRWLVFLWVAGVGLSSGRLTAEWVRLRQLTRRAVAAPAEWQARLDMLSERLGLTRAVRLLQSTEVDVPSAVGFLSPVVLLPVSALSGLPARQLEMVLAHELAHIRRHDFAVNLVQVLVETLFFYHPAIRWVSGVIREERENCCDDVAVSASGNSVSYARALTALESLRVLPEAPSPAMSALGGSLPDRVRRIITTPATHCSSRWAAGASVLTLVSSLAVAAPLTSLVLRQSTAVAPNAPASPAALAPPSTTIAAPGAPPALAVGPKVDLDVAVAPKVAFALTVAPKRPALVSATTKAAFAVPLPQVAAAATPVTKAAFAVPLPQVVAAAAPVAAPKPVTPDEDDADDADDPDERTSVGAGQALSVDQLVALKVAGVTPERVKEMESMGYEPTVGNLVKMSHAGVTPAFTKEMNERFGEKLDAGTLVKLRHMGVTPDYLAALQSAGFETNDPEEIIQARALGVDAAYVQGLKAAGYSGMSLEELSELRAVGVNPDYIAALARHGVSKLDVDDLTQLRATGVTPEWLGQMRSAGVKTTDPEELTELRALGIQPRFLRELNDAGLKDLSVDELVRLRSGGVDADFIRRLRDSK
- a CDS encoding 4-hydroxy-3-methylbut-2-enyl diphosphate reductase codes for the protein MRRPSSSLSLLALLLVATASAASELRGAWTSSPEELSPDKIHLQLVQPHQGDERDRGQMGFTEPRASFQGLPAGDGAATFTLSREAGTLTFTGTLQDGAGAGHYRFTPSEAYAKSMAALGYPKLTALQQFQLATTNVTTQQVKDLAALGHKDIPLEKLLMVGIFNVTREFVGELARLGYPKLSLDELVQGRIHGISPRRVKELADAGFPKLAWKDLLAMSIHGVTPEYIREVRAMGYTDADADQLVAFRIHGISTEFAREMRGLGFKSLKADKLVALRIHGVSTAFVKEMRELGFKDLGEDDFVTLRIHEVTSTFVKEMRALGFPKLTHDQLVAFRIHKVTPEFVKQMREAGYTEITPDELIRLRIHEIDGTFMRSMSHRKDGGTGGK
- a CDS encoding carbohydrate binding family 9 domain-containing protein, with product MSLGVKGTIALGLSLWSLAAGAAVEGPEGQQLLRAVRAVGPIQVDGKLDEAAWANAPVFDAFVERYPQAGRVPSEKTELRILYDEDTLYVGVVARDSQPALIDRRLGRRDSAPFSDAVQVLIDSAHDHRTAYAFALTAGGVQSDGLFYDDRYYTADWSGIWNGVAGSVEDGWVAEYAIPLSLLRFPEAPVQTWGFSVRRDIARKNEELESVENPRTHNTNVSRLGHLTGLEDVRPRGRWELMPYLAGRGLMHPQYSSGARPSPRLLSPSLDVGLDVRATLSSSLALAATFNPDFGEVESDEMLLNLSTFEAYYPERRPFFTQGMELFQPVGMNVGDAPLALFYSRRIGLDTPILGAAKVTGAVGGVQVGVLDALVTGPWQARDEEQPDRGLHLDWRRPMHVGPGVQLPDTPSATTHYLVAVARGKVGEGSRVGGAVTMANPLSGTCTPEDAEQEGAQRKAACRARGGLAGALDFDLKTADSTWGVYGMLVASRTEGGPPERVLADGTRLAQGDSGVGGYVRAGRFGGEGLRPEFGLDVATPKLSLFAAGFQRSQNEVAPRATLRFARPNGLGPFKAFFANAHVGARWSADERHVHRVTWLNLYASATLPSFDTVGVETGADLNGYDVREMVGTGVPVQRPTRSFISAFIESNRNRLVSVEASGAVGHRSPGGPSPAAWGWGYEVSVSLRPHPTLVTQLELGADKTDHGPRFVETLDDGRFLLGALDARYMTLTLRQEWVVSPRFTVQGYAQLFTAYGLYGPFFTATSDAQRTRVRLSSLVPVNHTDGSSFYSTALNVNLVLRWEYRLGSTLFFVYSRAQEGLPTPEEERPFATLRPRRLLDGPANDAVMIKWSYYWGT